DNA from Longimicrobiales bacterium:
CGATGCCGCGGCGGCCAGCCTTCTGCCGGTCTCGCGCACGAGCCGCTCCAGCTCTTCCGGGGAGTGCGTCGTTTCCAGCACGCGCAGCAGCTCGTTCAGCACCGGCTCGTAGGCCTTGGGGAACAGCGTTTCCGCGCCGGGCGTGGTTCCGTAGACGTAGGCCGGCTTGCCGACACCCTCGCGCCGCACGCCTCGCTGCTCGACGAGCCCGTCGCGCTGCAGCGCATCCAGGTGCAGCCGAACGCCATTGTCCGTCAGCCCCAGCGCTTCC
Protein-coding regions in this window:
- a CDS encoding helix-turn-helix domain-containing protein, translating into MADQDWRKRLLESTRGRVLSRLRRSEHTVSELAEALGLTDNGVRLHLDALQRDGLVEQRGVRREGVGKPAYVYGTTPGAETLFPKAYEPVLNELLRVLETTHSPEELERLVRETGRRLAAAAS